Proteins from a genomic interval of Pseudanabaena yagii GIHE-NHR1:
- a CDS encoding HAD family hydrolase has product MSQVSSFDIFDTLLTRLVIEPTEIFKICGDRALQFGWLNFSAETFRSLRINAERRSRFFYEDAEVRLDEIYREIGNTLEISAEIIDKLKHLELTVEAEYLVAIPQGYQLIAQVRRSHPHVLFLSDMYLPANFLEERLRYFGFWQDGDCLYVSSNLRKSKGDGKLFLQVIKELGLQPHELTHTGNNLSSDVDKPKSLGIQAIHFNDANPNRYESILQKYVHDTNGITSLWAGISRYTRLHKASQTPKESIISDIAASVAAPILTAYTIWILQQAKARQLVRIYFLARDGEILLQIAKELAPKIYPELELRYLYVSRQALRMPGVTQINQAFWEWMFDDTDVFTVASLLKRMCLDQQVAQPIFEALGYPCDRWQQNLARPERLALRAKLEQHQPLHQLVLQVAEQKREVLKAYLQQEKMLDGKAFGLVDVGWRGSLQISLENAFEIFGTRNPVGFYFALDKPTGGLKHKGEVLAFFFNLNNSLGHRYYLDSRYVSAMEVFCAGCEGTTLDYALQLDGRVTPVLKHQANQPALDWGLKSFQMTVLAFVRHLVERSPVDFPLTTSPKLLRDALDHVFLTFSNSPTQQEAEVFQDCPFFDDPNELYHYYWAMPLRLSHVLKYAACQSEIFVRHRNAWGEASLQISSPLIKKIFSIAIAQRKFLKQCKKMLT; this is encoded by the coding sequence ATGTCCCAAGTATCTAGTTTTGATATATTTGACACCTTGCTAACTAGATTAGTAATTGAACCTACAGAAATCTTTAAAATCTGTGGCGATCGCGCTTTGCAATTTGGGTGGCTCAATTTCTCGGCGGAAACTTTTCGGAGCCTTCGGATTAATGCAGAAAGAAGATCTCGCTTTTTTTATGAAGATGCGGAAGTTCGACTGGATGAAATCTATCGCGAAATTGGCAATACTTTAGAAATATCTGCTGAAATAATAGATAAGCTCAAGCATCTAGAGTTAACTGTTGAAGCTGAGTATTTAGTTGCGATTCCTCAAGGTTATCAATTAATCGCTCAGGTAAGGCGATCGCATCCTCATGTGCTCTTCCTGTCAGATATGTACTTGCCTGCTAATTTTCTGGAAGAGAGGCTTAGATATTTTGGCTTTTGGCAGGATGGCGATTGCTTATATGTATCCTCAAATTTGCGAAAATCTAAGGGGGATGGAAAGCTGTTTTTGCAGGTAATTAAGGAGTTGGGATTACAACCTCATGAGCTTACCCATACTGGCAATAATTTATCCTCAGATGTAGACAAGCCGAAATCACTGGGTATTCAAGCAATCCATTTCAATGATGCGAACCCCAATCGTTATGAATCAATCCTTCAAAAATATGTTCATGATACTAATGGCATCACTTCTCTTTGGGCAGGAATCTCCCGCTATACCCGTCTCCATAAAGCTTCTCAAACACCAAAAGAATCAATAATTAGTGATATAGCTGCTTCCGTCGCTGCACCAATTTTAACAGCCTATACTATCTGGATTTTGCAACAGGCAAAGGCGCGTCAACTTGTGCGTATTTATTTCTTAGCAAGGGATGGCGAAATCTTACTGCAAATTGCGAAGGAACTGGCTCCGAAAATCTATCCAGAATTGGAACTACGTTATCTATATGTGAGTCGGCAAGCGCTGAGGATGCCGGGGGTGACTCAAATTAATCAAGCTTTTTGGGAATGGATGTTTGATGATACAGATGTTTTTACCGTTGCGAGCTTGCTCAAACGGATGTGTCTTGACCAGCAGGTTGCTCAGCCAATTTTTGAGGCTTTAGGATATCCGTGCGATCGCTGGCAGCAAAATCTCGCACGACCAGAGCGGCTAGCACTACGCGCAAAACTGGAACAACATCAACCTTTGCATCAATTAGTGCTCCAAGTTGCGGAGCAGAAGCGTGAAGTTTTAAAAGCCTATCTGCAACAGGAAAAAATGTTAGATGGTAAGGCGTTTGGATTGGTCGATGTGGGTTGGCGTGGCAGCTTACAAATTTCCCTAGAAAATGCCTTTGAGATATTTGGTACAAGAAATCCTGTTGGTTTTTATTTCGCCTTAGATAAGCCCACAGGAGGGCTTAAACATAAAGGAGAAGTACTTGCTTTCTTCTTCAATTTAAATAATTCTCTAGGTCATCGTTACTATCTTGATTCTCGCTATGTTTCGGCAATGGAAGTATTCTGTGCTGGTTGTGAGGGAACTACTCTAGATTATGCTTTGCAATTGGATGGAAGAGTTACACCAGTTCTGAAGCATCAGGCTAATCAGCCTGCCCTAGATTGGGGGTTAAAGTCATTTCAAATGACAGTGCTTGCTTTTGTGCGTCATCTTGTGGAGCGATCGCCTGTTGATTTCCCTCTGACCACATCCCCAAAACTATTGCGAGATGCCTTAGATCATGTATTCCTTACTTTTAGTAATTCACCTACACAACAGGAAGCGGAAGTTTTTCAAGATTGCCCATTTTTTGATGATCCTAATGAGCTTTATCACTATTATTGGGCGATGCCTTTACGCTTAAGTCATGTTTTAAAATATGCGGCTTGTCAAAGTGAAATTTTTGTCCGCCATCGTAATGCTTGGGGTGAGGCAAGTTTGCAGATTAGTTCACCATTGATTAAGAAGATTTTTTCGATCGCGATCGCTCAACGTAAATTTCTCAAACAATGCAAAAAAATGCTTACTTAA
- the panB gene encoding 3-methyl-2-oxobutanoate hydroxymethyltransferase, with the protein MPVTIAQLQKWKQQKKPIAALTASDYAIAKLLDKAGIDMLLVGDSLAMVALGHKTTLPVTLEAMIHHAQAVGRGIENALLIVDMPFLSYQVSTEEALRSAGRIFKETDAKGIKLEGGYPDMVATIRKLVQAGMPVMGHVGLTPQSVHRIGYRVQGSTPDTAEEILHQAKALVEAGIFALLLENIPAELAAKITDLIPVPTIGIGAGKECDGQILVTHDVLGLSDWQPPFAKKYTNLQETITEAVKQYCQDVRNQ; encoded by the coding sequence ATGCCAGTGACGATCGCCCAATTGCAAAAATGGAAACAGCAAAAAAAGCCCATTGCGGCTCTGACGGCAAGTGACTATGCGATCGCCAAATTGTTAGATAAAGCAGGTATAGATATGCTTTTGGTAGGTGACTCCCTTGCAATGGTTGCCCTAGGACATAAAACCACACTCCCCGTTACCCTTGAAGCAATGATTCACCATGCTCAAGCCGTAGGTCGTGGTATAGAGAATGCATTACTCATTGTCGATATGCCCTTTCTGAGTTATCAGGTGAGCACGGAAGAGGCTCTGCGATCGGCAGGACGTATTTTCAAGGAAACCGATGCAAAGGGAATTAAGCTGGAGGGAGGCTATCCCGATATGGTCGCCACGATTCGTAAGTTAGTGCAGGCGGGAATGCCCGTCATGGGACATGTGGGACTAACGCCACAATCGGTGCATCGGATTGGCTATCGGGTTCAAGGTAGCACTCCCGACACTGCCGAAGAGATTTTGCATCAAGCCAAAGCTTTAGTAGAGGCAGGTATTTTTGCCCTGCTATTAGAAAATATTCCTGCGGAATTAGCCGCCAAGATTACGGATTTAATTCCTGTGCCTACGATTGGCATTGGTGCTGGCAAGGAATGTGATGGACAGATTTTAGTAACCCACGATGTGCTGGGCTTATCCGATTGGCAGCCACCCTTTGCGAAGAAATATACAAATTTGCAAGAGACAATTACAGAAGCTGTCAAGCAATATTGCCAAGATGTCAGAAATCAATAA
- a CDS encoding CO2 hydration protein, whose product MSVSTKNKPIEPALAAVKQRLEEGGALLPDGSDNLLEVVGILKSYGVILGEYYRNLTYISEHQFLEFFPFFKFFNGNFSLGKLGRHWWHDRINFEFAEYCMKAMFWHGGGGLDNYLDSEEFKQRAKATIAAKSKSNPLMAILNLLFPDFLPEQVRLMTYYSALGYFWSFMSPMFLELSDRYDRGEIKSIPDVVKHIQDGLVAAAAVPYVYKVSINGSDYDIVPKSANLSFLMDTAVPYVEAVFFRSFPFRGTVSYNAQAQQISPEISHFNYGVLYADPLPVGGAGIPPTLLMQDMRHYLPEYLLDFYRNSDRGEEDLLVQICLSFQKSMFCVTTAALRGLAPHPFETQDPKEKKANDKFLAPWLDRLSRSRLYTLQ is encoded by the coding sequence ATGAGTGTATCGACTAAAAATAAACCCATCGAACCTGCCCTTGCGGCGGTAAAGCAACGCTTAGAAGAAGGTGGTGCATTACTTCCTGACGGTTCCGACAACTTACTAGAAGTTGTTGGCATACTTAAAAGCTATGGTGTCATCCTAGGCGAATATTACCGAAATCTTACTTATATCTCCGAGCATCAATTTTTAGAATTTTTCCCGTTTTTTAAGTTTTTTAATGGCAATTTTTCGTTAGGTAAGCTAGGTCGTCATTGGTGGCACGATCGCATTAATTTTGAATTTGCCGAATATTGCATGAAAGCGATGTTTTGGCATGGTGGCGGTGGACTTGATAATTACTTGGACTCAGAGGAATTTAAACAACGCGCTAAAGCTACGATCGCCGCAAAAAGTAAAAGCAACCCGCTTATGGCGATTTTAAATCTATTGTTTCCTGACTTTTTGCCAGAGCAAGTGCGCCTGATGACCTACTACAGCGCTTTAGGATATTTTTGGTCGTTCATGTCACCGATGTTTTTAGAACTGAGCGATCGCTATGATCGGGGTGAAATCAAAAGTATTCCTGATGTCGTGAAACATATTCAAGATGGGTTAGTTGCTGCCGCTGCTGTTCCCTATGTTTACAAAGTAAGTATCAATGGCAGCGATTACGATATTGTACCGAAATCAGCAAATTTATCATTTTTAATGGATACGGCTGTCCCCTATGTGGAAGCTGTATTTTTCCGTTCTTTCCCTTTCCGTGGCACGGTTTCCTACAACGCACAGGCGCAGCAAATTTCCCCTGAAATCTCTCACTTCAATTACGGTGTGCTGTATGCCGATCCTCTACCCGTTGGTGGTGCAGGCATTCCTCCAACATTGTTGATGCAGGATATGCGTCACTATTTACCTGAATATTTACTAGATTTTTATAGGAATAGTGATCGCGGTGAAGAAGATTTACTAGTACAAATATGTCTTTCGTTCCAAAAGTCGATGTTTTGCGTAACGACAGCCGCGCTACGTGGTTTAGCTCCCCATCCCTTTGAAACACAAGATCCCAAAGAGAAAAAAGCTAACGATAAATTCCTTGCGCCTTGGCTAGATCGCCTATCGCGATCGCGCCTATACACCTTGCAATAG
- the petP gene encoding cytochrome b6f subunit PetP, whose amino-acid sequence MQVGQRVRVRGFKDGSGKAIASKVGAIGVIKEEKIMDGSKWGYIVKFDDSTKSWFFADELESA is encoded by the coding sequence ATGCAAGTTGGACAAAGAGTTCGTGTTCGTGGTTTCAAAGACGGTAGTGGCAAGGCGATCGCTAGCAAAGTTGGTGCGATCGGCGTAATCAAAGAAGAAAAGATTATGGATGGCAGCAAATGGGGCTATATCGTCAAATTTGATGACAGCACCAAGTCTTGGTTTTTTGCAGACGAGCTAGAGTCCGCCTAA
- a CDS encoding HU family DNA-binding protein, whose protein sequence is MADINRQDIIRGMMAEVDGLSYSMASASLEAVITCLTQALANHQSIMLSDFGKFGVRHRRARSGSHPRTHQPITIPEVIVPHFTPSPHLKKLVQKSNEPNSDISR, encoded by the coding sequence ATGGCAGATATTAACCGTCAAGATATCATTCGGGGCATGATGGCGGAAGTTGATGGACTGAGCTACAGTATGGCTTCAGCAAGTCTTGAGGCAGTGATTACCTGTCTCACCCAAGCTCTAGCCAACCACCAATCGATTATGTTGAGTGATTTTGGTAAGTTTGGGGTACGCCATCGTCGCGCCCGTTCGGGAAGTCATCCTCGCACCCATCAGCCTATTACGATTCCCGAAGTTATAGTTCCCCATTTCACCCCCAGTCCTCATCTAAAAAAACTGGTGCAAAAGTCCAATGAGCCTAATTCTGACATTTCTCGGTAA
- a CDS encoding ABC transporter ATP-binding protein, translated as MSIAPILKAENISKSFGGIHAVSNARIEVPAGSITGLIGPNGAGKTTFFGLLSNFLRPDQGTVQFDGMPIQGKPPHAIAKLGMIRTFQVPRVLSRLSVLENMLLAAQDQAGEKFWNTWFQGKKIANQERENREKARSILESVGLIRMADNYAGSLSGGQRKLLEIARALMTDPKLILLDEPAAGVNPALIEEICSLIHKLNQQGLSFLIIEHNMDVIMSLCDRVWVLAEGHNLADGSPTEIQSDPKVLEAYLGS; from the coding sequence ATGTCGATCGCCCCAATCCTCAAAGCTGAAAATATCTCAAAATCCTTTGGTGGGATTCATGCCGTTAGTAATGCGCGGATTGAAGTACCTGCGGGAAGCATTACAGGTTTAATTGGTCCGAACGGGGCAGGGAAAACTACTTTTTTTGGGTTGCTCTCCAATTTCCTCAGACCCGATCAAGGCACAGTGCAATTTGACGGAATGCCAATTCAAGGCAAACCACCCCATGCGATCGCCAAGCTAGGTATGATTCGCACCTTTCAAGTGCCTCGCGTCTTATCGCGTCTATCGGTACTTGAAAATATGCTACTGGCGGCTCAAGATCAAGCAGGTGAAAAGTTTTGGAATACTTGGTTTCAAGGTAAAAAAATCGCTAATCAGGAACGGGAAAATCGCGAAAAAGCAAGATCTATTCTCGAATCTGTGGGCTTAATTAGGATGGCGGATAACTATGCAGGGTCTCTATCGGGTGGTCAGCGCAAGTTATTAGAAATTGCCCGTGCCTTGATGACTGATCCTAAATTAATTTTGCTGGATGAGCCTGCGGCGGGTGTTAATCCTGCCTTGATTGAAGAGATTTGTAGCCTAATCCACAAGCTGAATCAACAAGGATTGAGCTTTTTGATTATCGAACATAATATGGATGTGATTATGTCCCTGTGCGATCGCGTTTGGGTTTTAGCCGAAGGTCACAATCTTGCCGATGGCTCACCTACCGAGATTCAAAGCGATCCTAAGGTTTTAGAGGCGTATTTAGGCTCCTAG
- a CDS encoding antibiotic biosynthesis monooxygenase, whose translation MQTFGQQSDPITLVISEVVEPNRIDEYEAWTKGINHAAQQFEGFIGVDVIRPRDHQYPEYVLIVKFDNYEHCKDWLTSSVYHNWMLKSKEFIAKRSQQHLPSGLELWFTLPKSSSLTSPPQPAYYKQVIVGVITVYPLILLAKLVVNPFLQGLPDLLGLFISVIFVSALLTYPVMPYLTQILSFWLYPSTSKRPRR comes from the coding sequence ATGCAGACATTTGGACAGCAATCAGACCCAATTACGTTAGTTATCTCCGAAGTTGTGGAACCAAATCGCATAGACGAATATGAAGCTTGGACAAAAGGAATCAATCATGCCGCACAACAGTTTGAGGGCTTTATTGGCGTTGATGTCATTCGACCGCGCGATCATCAATATCCTGAATATGTGTTAATCGTTAAATTCGATAACTACGAGCATTGCAAAGATTGGCTGACTTCATCGGTTTATCACAATTGGATGCTGAAGTCTAAAGAATTTATCGCTAAGCGATCGCAACAACATCTCCCCAGTGGACTAGAGCTATGGTTTACCTTACCTAAAAGTTCATCCCTAACAAGTCCACCCCAACCTGCGTATTACAAACAAGTGATCGTTGGTGTGATCACTGTATATCCCCTAATTCTATTAGCAAAATTAGTTGTCAATCCATTTCTACAAGGGCTTCCCGATCTCCTAGGTTTATTTATCTCTGTCATCTTTGTTTCTGCATTGCTGACTTATCCAGTTATGCCATACCTCACCCAAATCCTTAGTTTCTGGCTTTATCCATCCACATCTAAGCGCCCTAGAAGATAA
- a CDS encoding Get3/ArsA fold putative tail anchor-mediating ATPase NosAFP codes for MSLILTFLGKGGVGKTTTAIAVARAFAAQNKQVLYVGQQAGDSLSIRLGVDLNSDPQSVAPNFSAVHLKSTVLLERYWDKMKGLETQYLRSPFFKEVYGQELGILPGMDAALGLSFLRERDAEGKYDVIIYDGVGDLETLRMLGMPEILGWYLRRFKQVLTGSAIGQAISPFVEPILRSILQVSSTDDISQQAGEMSSVLTRGQKAVNDPSHVAAYLVTTGDPYAIATAKYLWGSAQQVGLTVGGIFAREAIPEEEFAPLAIFSIPDQVSELIIPDRLDARLAPKPIEINTATKQVKLFLPSFNKKQVKLIQLGPEVTIEAGDQRRNIFLPSELAGKQATGAKFQDSYLIISFG; via the coding sequence ATGAGCCTAATTCTGACATTTCTCGGTAAAGGTGGTGTTGGCAAGACGACAACCGCGATCGCGGTTGCTCGTGCTTTTGCCGCCCAAAATAAACAGGTTTTATACGTCGGTCAACAAGCGGGCGATAGCCTCAGCATCAGGTTAGGTGTTGATCTCAACAGTGACCCACAATCCGTTGCACCCAACTTTTCGGCGGTTCATTTAAAATCTACAGTTTTACTCGAAAGATATTGGGACAAGATGAAAGGCTTGGAAACCCAATATTTGCGTAGTCCTTTTTTTAAAGAAGTTTATGGTCAAGAGCTAGGCATTTTACCTGGAATGGATGCGGCTCTCGGCTTAAGTTTTCTGCGTGAGCGTGATGCTGAAGGTAAGTATGACGTAATTATTTACGATGGCGTTGGCGATCTCGAAACTTTACGGATGTTGGGAATGCCAGAGATCCTCGGTTGGTATCTGCGTCGCTTTAAACAGGTATTAACAGGTTCAGCGATCGGTCAAGCTATTTCTCCATTTGTGGAGCCAATTTTAAGAAGTATTCTCCAAGTTTCTAGCACCGATGATATTTCCCAACAGGCAGGAGAAATGTCATCAGTATTAACTCGCGGTCAGAAAGCAGTTAACGATCCGAGTCATGTTGCTGCTTACCTAGTCACGACGGGAGATCCCTATGCGATCGCTACAGCAAAGTATCTCTGGGGCAGCGCTCAACAGGTGGGCTTAACCGTTGGCGGTATATTTGCACGGGAGGCAATCCCTGAAGAGGAGTTTGCTCCACTGGCGATCTTCTCAATTCCCGATCAGGTTAGTGAGTTAATTATTCCCGATCGCTTAGATGCGCGACTCGCCCCAAAGCCAATTGAGATCAATACTGCAACAAAACAAGTTAAGTTGTTTTTGCCAAGTTTCAATAAAAAGCAGGTCAAATTGATTCAGTTGGGACCCGAAGTGACTATCGAAGCTGGCGATCAACGACGTAATATTTTCTTGCCATCTGAGCTGGCTGGCAAACAAGCCACAGGCGCAAAGTTTCAGGATTCCTATCTGATCATTTCGTTCGGCTAG